A window of Magnolia sinica isolate HGM2019 chromosome 13, MsV1, whole genome shotgun sequence genomic DNA:
gtgtgtgtgtgtgtatgggaaaaggtactaagcgctcgacctcacgataagctcccgtgaggtcgagccgtggccccaccgtgatgcgtgtcgaccatcaacaccgtgcatttgatggctcccctataaattatgggatatcccaaaatcagccgtatatggaactcggatgggccataccatctataATCATGTGTAGACTCCGTTAAAACTTATTaaatgatttggtggggcccacctgagttttgaatgctgttgaaacttggtctgaaccctcatccaagtgggacacacataatggatgggctggatttgcaaaccacatctcggtgggcccaaaaaatgattatgaatgttttaatggtgcacggcccctccccacttcgtatatggtgtggcccacctaagtcatggattgacttgatttttgagacctaggcccacgatggaatggtgcatccgatcgatggggtagatgttcgaaacacatcacggtggggcccgcaCAGCACGTCCTCGTGGGACGGACtcatgaggtcaagcgcatagtaccgtttccctatatatgtgtgtgtgtgtggaaggcAAGTAATTCAGGTAGGCCTCACAAAAAGGGGCGAAGACCTCACTTATCTGATCGAAACTAATCCACAAATAcctacaaagaaagaaagaccgAAGAACTACTAACCACCTCGACTCAATCTAATAGCACCAATTCCCACCCTATCTAGAAAATAAGAACCCCGAGCAAGGGCCGAGACATCAGCTAAGGTTTGAAACCGTCCTACCTTAGACATCACTTCCAAATTTGGCCAGCTTGTCTGCCACTACATTGGCCTCTCTCGGTGTGAAGGAGATCCTCAAAGTGGCCCTCTTCTTTACACGAGAAATTTTTGCCCACGAATACCAATGAGCCCAACCCGGGTTGCCATCTTTGTTACTCAGGTCCACCAGGCTCTGAGAGTCATTACATCGATGTGAGAGAAGCCCTTCGATATTGCCAGGGCCAGCCCATCAGGGAGTGATGTGGTTTCAACCATGAAATTCGTTCCAATACCGTAGTTTGAGGAAAAAGTGAAAATGAAATCCCCGTTACTGCCTCTACATATCCCTCCACCACCGGATTGGCCCAGATTACCCATGACCGACCCATCCACATTGATTTTTACCCAGCCCACATCTAGCTTGGACCATTTAACAACTTCTAGATTGTTGGTAAACCCGGGGATGCATTTGATTCCAAGATGTTGTAATGTGTGCTGATGATAGGGATTGACTTTAAGGGGGTTAGGAAGAGAAGGACCGATTAATTACATCCAACAGGTCACCTGGTTTATAGTGCGAGGCCCACTAACCGGTCTATCTTCAAATCTGGAGCAATTCCTGGCTAGCCATAACTCCTAAAAAATAATGCATGGGAGGAGGCCGTGAAGCAAGTGGAAAGTGTTGGATGATCTGGCCTTACTCCACCAATGAGTCGCTCTGGTTTCCATGGACTGGATAGGCAAAATGGAGATGTTAAAATGAGCACCAAAGAAGGACCAAACCTCCATGGTGAGGCCTCCGATAGCTAAGAGGTGGTCCAGTGTTTCCTCTGCGGGCTGGAGGTTAGATTGGGGGAGGCAGCAGTCACAGCAGGATGCCAAACTAATTCCTTTGCCTTTAATGCGAACATCCACAGGAACCGCGCCATGGAGAGCCCTCCAAATGAAAACAGAGATTTTTTAGGGTAATTTAGAGTGCCATACCCATTTGGCCCAATATTTTCTTCTGGAACCAATCCTACATAAGTCCCAAGCCACCTTGACTTCGAACTTCCCTAAAGGCGATGCAGTCCACAAGCACCTGTCAGTCCCTTCCGATGAATAGAAGCCTACATTGGTAATATGATTCCACACTTGCAAAGGCAATAGGCCCTGGATTGGATTGAGAGCCTTAATTCCCTCCATCCCCAATATGTCTTGCACTCTCAAGCCCAAGAAATCTGATGGAATTATCCTCAAGACAAGCTCCTTTAAAGGACTGAGCCCAGTCCAATTACGTAGCCAAAAACTGGAGTCCCCTTGACCAATAAGCCACCTAGTTGTTGTCAATGATAGGAAGGAGGCACCTGATTTTCTTGGCGAGGAGGTGGGCGCGCGTGAGGCAACGAAGAGGGGCCTAAATGGGCAGCGTACTTTACTCTGATCAGGTTAGCCCACAAGCTCTCAAGGCTGATGATTCTCCTCAACGTCTGCCTTTGTTGTATGGCTGTTGAAGAAACGGTCGATCACTTATTCCTTCGTTGCTCGTatattagggttgaaagttgggcgggttcaacccgaccgacccgacattgggttgggcttgggcaagatgtattgggtttggtctcgggcttgggctatacaaacaccaacctgataaaactggggttgggctcgggttgaggtctcgggttgcccgacccaacctgaacctgatcaatatataagttctttataaattaattataattgagtgcagatcgtcTGTATTGAAGGTACAGGAAATTTCAATgccattggtccatgtcatttctgattactcaagctaataagatacattggatttctctctcccaaatagattgcttgatacacaatacaacTTTTAAAGTAGTTGTCCTAGCGCTTGTTTGCTTAGAAAAAATGtttttttacaataaataactacatatataattaataaaattataggtataaaaaataaaacttgtattgaaaatataatagactaatgtaataatgaaaatattagcatatatctaccgaCCAACCTGGtgaacccgacccaacccgcatggattgggcttgggttgagaattctcaacccgaggatgggttgggttgggttaaggttgaggcATAGGAagattgggttgggctagggttgagcaccaatccgacccaacccgcccgagtTCCATGATACACAGTGTAATTTCTTGCAACCATCGTCCTTACCCCAAAGAAAATCTAAGCAAAGTTTCTCCTACTCGTTCAACAAAGTGGCTGGGACATCAGCAGATGCTAATGTGTGGATCGGGATACTCGTAAGGACGTGATTGACTGGAGTGAGCCTTCTAGCTTAGGATAGATACTTGGCAGTCCAACCTTGAAGGCGCTACTGAATTTTTGCCATGAGGGGCTGGAAAATAGGCTATCTTGTAACAACCAAAGAATAGCGGCACTCTAAGGTAGATCAGTGGGGTGTGAGATGCTTGGATACTGAGAATTCTTGCCATTCTTCTTAATTTGATGTTTGACGTGGCGGCGGGAACGATCAGCTTGCTTTTTTCTTGTTTTATCTTCTGGCCTGTCCTTATTTCGAAGGCTCTCAAGAATTCATTGACAATCTTAAGAGAGCTAATAAAACCATTCAGGAAAAGTATCGTGCCATCTGCATATAAAAAGGTGAGTTGCCCCTCCAGAGGGAGAAAGGAGCACAACTACCCGTCGCAACCATGTGATGAAGGCCACGGCTTAAAACGTCCGCCCCTAGAATAAATAGACTCGGTGAAAGTGGGTCACCTTGCCTCAGCCCATTTGAAGAATCCGCAGCTTTCCCCATTAATCAATACCGAAAACCAGCAATTAGACCAGCACTTCTCAATCAACTGAATCCACTGAACACTAAAGCCAAATTTTCTCAACACTGCAACGAGGAAACTCCACTTTACTCGGTCATACACTTTCTCCAAGTCCAGCTTGAGGACCATGTTACCCCCTCTAACCTTCTTATCAATGTCCCTGAACACTTCCTGGGCTAGTGTTATGCTTTCTATGATGGATTTGCCTCTGACAAATGCCCCTTGTTTCGGCGAGATGAGCTTGTGAAGCAGGGAGTTAAACCTATTGGCAATGACTTTGGAGAATATTTTATAAACACAATTACACAGGCTAATAAGACAGAAATTAGAGAACTTATCTGAATTTAGGGATTTCGGGATAAGACAAATGAGGGATGTAGTGTATGCTCTTGGCATGTTTCCTCCATTGAAGAGAGACACCATGACCTGATGAAGGTCCTGACCAACAATCTCCCAACAAGCTGAGAAAAATGCAGTCAAGAAGCCATCTggtcgtcctaccccaaaatcatatatggcacatcggataactcatttcagtttgcgagatacgttcGTTTTAACGTCCTGACGAtccggatcacttccacctccgatcgggccttttcaggtccatcttggccatgaaactatccgcgacctgctctacatcatacatggattggatgtgggccgtacatcatagtggccatATACACTACGTTACATCATAAGCCTCCTATAAAACGGTTCAGGGGGAAGGGCCTCAAGAACTAGTTGCGATGTGTTCTCATAAGGAGTTGACCCTTTAATGATAACACAACTCACTTTTCATTCTTTCTACAAGTTACACCATGTTCCATTGGTGGTGGATGGGGATGACATGCACGTTCACATTTTTCTTCCCAACAACCTTTGCTAGGAAGGAAACTTGAATATGGATTCCCGCCCACTATCAATGGACACTGAAAAATGTTTGGCCAAAcgtttaaatggtggggtcccatCACTAACAAGTTAGATTTTTGAATAATCTAACTTGTTAATGAGCTAAATCTAGTAATCTTGAACGAGTTTGGTTAATACTCATCTCGAAAAATAATTCAGTTTTTCTTCTCATTATTGTTGTTGTTTATGATGCTATTTGTGTTGAATAGGCAATGGAAGAGGTGGTGGGTTCAGCTGCAGTCGAGATCGGAAAGTGCGCATGTGCTCCTCTTAAGGAATGCACCGGCTATGTTACTCATTTTAATAACAACGTTAAGGATCTGAAAGACTGCGTACAAGATCTGGTGGCCAGGAAGGAGCACATAGATCGATTGGTAAGCACGGGTTGCTCCAATGGTGAAGAAGAAACCCCAGAAGTTAAGCTATGGCTAACACGAGCTGCCGAATTGATACAAAAAGCAGGGACGGTACAGCAAAAAGTGGCAGAAAACAAGGGATGTCTACATTGTCTGAATTTGAGATGGCGTTACAGTATAAGCAAGCAGGCGAAACAGATGACGGACAGCATTATTACGCATATTGGTAAAGTGAATCCAGACAATATTAAGATGACAATGCCCCAATCCCTTCCGACCGTCATAATCGAGGAAGCTCCATCAATCCAGGGTCTACCATCAGTAGAATCATCTCTCCAAGAAGTCATGAGTGCCTTACGTGATGAAAATACCAAAATAATTGGAGTATTGGGCATGGGTGGTGTGGCCAAAACCACCCTCGTGAAAAATGCGAATAATAAGTTATATGGGACACAACAATTCAAAAAAGTCATAATGGTTACTGTTTCAAAGGACGCGGACATCAAAAAGATCCAGGAAGACATTGCAAAGagaatgggtttcaaactccagGATGATACGGAGTCGTCACGAGCAATTGACCTTAGTAGCAGATTAATGAAAGAGGAGAGGTTCCTCATCATCTTGGATGATTTGTGGGAGCCGCTTGTTTTGGCAGAGGTAGGGATtccctctccaaccatactcaaGGATTGTAAGATCATATTCACAACAAGGAATAAAGATGTGTGCAAAGGAATGGAAAGCCAAGTCGACATTCAAGTAAAAGTGCTCTCAGATGAGGAATCGTGGAAACTATTCAAAGATAAAGCAGGTGTCATTGTTGATGATCCTTCCTTTCATACCAAGGCAAGGGAGGTATTCAAGGAATGCGCCGGTCTTCCACTTGCAATTATAACATTAGGAAGGGCACTGAGAGGTGAAAGAGATCCTAGAGTGTGGGATAACGCACTATCACAGCTGAAGAAGTCTGCACCAAGAAATATCAAAGAAATGGAGAAAGGAGTGTACCAGTCTATCAAAATCAGCTATGAACGTTTGCAAGCTGAGCTGAAACTAGGGTTCTTGTTTTGCTGCCTGTTTCCTGAAGATCATGATATTCATGTGGACACGATGATTAGATTGTGGAAGGGTGAAGGCTTTTTGGAAGATGTTGAAAGTTGGGAGGAAGCATTAAATAAAGGGCACGCTTTGGTTGAAGAACTCAAATCTTCTTGTTTGTTATTAGCAGGTGAAAAGGAAGGGTATGTAAAGATGCACGACATTATTAGGGATGTTGCCATTTGGATTTCGTCAAAAGAATGTGAGGACTGCAAATCTTTTGTGAGAATCGGATTGAAAGGTTTGCCACAGGGGAAAAGTTGGGAGGAATACAAGAGGATTTCTATCAGGCGATGTGGGATTAATAAACTGCCAGAAGGGATGCATTGTCCTAAATTGGTGACATTGATGATGCCGGGAAATGAGGAGCCGATTGAAATTCAAGGTGGGTTTTGGGAAGCAACAAAAGAACTTCGGGTTCTGGATCTAAGCTATACACTTATCAGTAAGATACCACTGGCAAACCTGGTGAATCTACGGGTGCTTTGTCTGAGGAGCTGCAAGTTTGAAGAAGGGAATTGTTTGTCAGCACTTGGGGGACTGAAGCAGCTTGAATTTCTGGATCTGTCATTTAACTATTGGTTATGCGAGTTGCCAAATGAAATCAGAGAATTGGTCAATCTGCGGAGCTTGGATTTAACAAATACTTTTAATCTTAAAATTGTTCCAAGTGGTGTTATATCAAGGTTGACTCTCTTGGAAGAATTGAAGATGTGGAACAGTTTCCACGAGTGGAAGGCAGAAGAAAAAGATGCAAGCAGCGGCAGCAGTAGCAACGCCTGTTTGAGTGAAGTGGCATCTTTGAAAGAGTTATCTAATTTACATCTCTGGATTGTGCAAGTGGAACGTTTGCCACGAGACTATCCTCTGATTAAACATCTGACGAAGTTGAAGAACTTTTGCTTCTGCATATGCCCAAGGCCTGATTATGGTCGTGTACAACGTGCTTATCCCGAGTCGAACCGTGATGAGTTGAGATATATGGAGATTGTTGGTTGTAGTCTCATCCCCGAATGGGCTCTAATGCTTTTACCACAGACCACCCATTTAAAGTTAAAAAATTGCAAGGGTCAAGAGGCACTTAATCGCGGTGGACGATTCCCAATTTTGAAATCTCTTACAGTTGAGGAATGTGATGATGTGGAATTTGTTGTCAGTGCAAAGGAGTCTCCTGAAAATGCATTCGGTAATCTACAGAGTTTAGAGTTGAGAAACCTGCCAAATCTAAAGAAAGTCCTCACTAAGTATGAAGAGGGATTGCTTCCCACCCTTTTATTTCATAACCTTAAGAAGCTGGAAGTGTACGACTGTCCTAAACTAAAGCATCTACTCCCATCCGTTTTATTGCAAGGAATGGATAATTTAACCAAGGTTAGAGTGTCTTATTGTGGAGGAATGGAGCATTTATTTGATGGACCACCCACGGTGGAGCAACGCAATGATGTGCTCTCCAAACTCGAAACCTTAGCTCTTTCAGATCTCACGAGCATGACAAGTATTTGGCCGATGGGGTTAGTGGTGAATCTCCAAAATCTCGCTACTCTGGATGTTTGGGGTTGCCATGGCTTGAAGAAGAGCGTTGTGTCGGCGATGCAGATGAAGGGTGGGCTCCCTAACCTTTACCAACTCTACGTGTTTCATTGCGAAGGAGTGGAGGAGATCATTTCAGATGTGGTGGATAATGAGGGTCTGCTACCTAAACTAAGAACTCTAGGCTTAACAGATCTACCGACATTGGTGCGCATATGTGGAGGAGAGGCTGATCCCCTGTTGCAACTGGGTTGGAATTCACTGGAACAAATACGAGTGTGGAGATGTGGAGGAATGGAGCATGCATTTGAAGGACCGCCCAATGATGTGTTCTTCAAACTCAAAACCTCGAATCTTAAAGATCTCCATAACCTGACTACTCTCGAGCTTTGGAGGTGCCATTTCTTTAAGAAGACCGTTATTTCGTCGGTTCAGATGAAGGGTGGGCTCCCTAATCTCGTCAACCTCACCGTGAATGATTGCGGAGGAGTAGAAGAGATCATTTCAGATGTGGTGGATAATGAGGGTCTCCTACCTAAACTAAAATTTCTGAGATTATCCTTTCTACCGGAATTGGTGCGAATCTACGGAGGAGGAGAGGCTGTTCCACCGCGGCAATTGGACTGGCATTCACTGAAAATTTTTTATGTGTACGGATGTCCCAAGCTTAAAAAGGTGCAGCCTCTGCAAGGTGGGGCCGACAGTGTGCCGTCGCTTCGAAAGACTAAGGGAGAAAGGAATTGGTTGGAGGGGTTAGATTGGGGAGGAAACGACAGAGTCATCTCCCAATTCCATTCCCTGTTTAAAGAGGTATCGTATTATATTGGAACATATAATGTGTCCAACTAGCGGGACCACAGTTTAAAATTCCATCTAATTGATAACTTCCAAAATATTGAGTTCTTGTTAAATCCAAACCTCCTAACAGGTTGGCCGCATAATGATAATTaattaatacaaaaatcagccctatccactgtttaagtgagccacacaacatATAATAGCATGTATTTTGAAaacatgttcatcatggtggggtcaatcCATTGGATGTGTCCCATGAGCGTTTTTAGTTAGAATTTGTCTGatggatggaccataacatgCAGTTCAACCAGTTGGACTCAAGGTATTCTCTTCTTTTGAGGATTGCTTATTGCACAAGCGTGTGGAACCGTACATATCTACGTGCAGGAACACGTGCAAGTAGAAAGCACACGTCTGAGATAGGAGCTTTCCTTAATATTAGAAATAATTCTTAACATCCATCTTGCTAAAACGTCAGAGAATCTCACTCTTTAGGTGTCCCACAACGTACACGGTAAATTGACAGTTTTTCTTACTGGCCATCCATTTGTTATGTAAtgccgtggcccacctgaggtgtgaaacGACCTGGATTTTATGCCACAATATCTAACCAGTGTAGCACGCTTGATGGAAAGTTCGGATGTCACACATTTCTTACATTGTGACACATACAGTTGTGTATGGTTCCCACGTGCATGTGGAATTAGCCGTTCTCTTTTAATCttcatgctttctttcttcctctagtATGCTAATGCCACATTCATTACATGTTCTAATTTCCTCTTATGCCTCAAAGACTATTTTCGTATTGTTGTTTCTacatcgtggcccacctgaagggTGAAATGGCCAGATCATTATCTCAAACACACTACCATAGCCCATGTGGCTGCATGTTTATGGCAGGGTGTCTGTCTCCATACCTGCGGCTTTAGCTAGCCTCTTGATTTCCatttatgttattattattatcatcatttggGTTGGAATACAATGCATATCAGACTTAAGCTGATGTTTATGTACCATAGATGATGCAGAGGTACTGACGGATGATGAAGATTGAGTGGTGGACGATACAAAGGTACTGAGAAATTGTACGCGTGTGGCATACACATAGGAAAGTTAAAAATGAATTCCAGTTTACATGTATCACCGATCAAAAGCTACATTTGATTGATTATCTAACAGTCACATTGGCTCCAACAAATGGAACCCAAGGGGCCAGTTTTGAATCTATGCATTCTTCAACAGTGGTtgaaggcccaaggcctattgTGCAACTAAAATTTCATTCCATTTGTAATAGCCCCAAGTGGATTCCATATGACTGATTTATATCACTTCTGTGGATTCCGTATCATTCTTGCTTGGCATGTTTAGAGAGAGAAGTAATTGCATTGTTTCCAAGAAATCTCTCTCAAAGGAAAGTTTTCTAAGAAGGATTCTTCATCATGTTAGGAGTATGGCTATTTTCATTATCAGCCCAATCATTCCAAATTAGTCTTTGTACACTCTATGTGTCACTTGGTACCTCCTCACCTCTTATATCCATGTTCAAGTGCCTTCTACTCTGCAGAGACAGGGTTGTGAAGCCCCTTCAATCCCGTGCTGtggattgtatatatataatgctacTCTTTGAGATTTTAGGATTGGTTGTGTGCACCTTTTCTCCACTGGAGAAGCCCTTTAGGATGGTTGTGCCTGTAAAGAGTTGTGCAAGCATTGTGGACCAGAGTATAAGAATTCTACTTTTTAGTTTCTCTAACCTCTGCTTTGTTGTCTCCTCAGGTATGGGTTCATTTAAGGTTTATAATATGAAGACGCTTTCTACTATTCAATACTCAGACTGCTCCTCTTGGCAAATGCAATTCTTCACTcacaatttaaatttaaatatcaaTTATCTAGGTATCATATCAAGAATTATTTACTCACGAAGGAAGAAAACAATTGAAAATCTTAGTTATGTTCCTTTATCTACTCCCCTTATCTGTCTTCTCCAATCGCTTGAGATGCTAATCATTCTCCATGGACTAGAGTCCTTTCAGTTTGAGGATTGCTTTTGTAAACTTCTAATGTTTTGCTTTTTCCTTGCTCGAGTGGGGGCTTTCTCTCACTAGGCCAGCATATGGGCTGTTTTCTCTTTTCCTAGTCTGGGATGTGGGCATTTTAGTgcgtatatttttctttttctcctagCCTGAGATGTGGGTTGCTGCTATCTTTTGTCTTTCGTTCTCTTTTCTTGTAATCTTTTTTACTTTGGTTAGTCTAGATGATAATATAATTTCTTTCTTGCCTtccaacaaaaacaaaaacaaaaataattccATTCCAAAGTACATCCTATACTTGGGAAAGAACCAAAACTATTCCCCACAACCATGACATTGACTTTTAGCATTATCTCTCAAACTAACAAATGGCTCTTCGTCTTTCATGTGCTACACTAAAGATTCTTAATTGCTTACATGTTCACTAATGCCACACACAGCTATAACTATTCACTATATATCTAGAGTGCACAAAATGGCCCATACACGTATATTCGTGCAAGCACATGTACCAAAGAGTGATATGAGTTTTCCATTAAATCACCCAAAACCTCAAAGCTGTGTGGTAGTGTCTTGCATTTTACTGAGTATCACAAACCACTTTTAATGAGAATTCGTAAATAACAAAAAATAGAGAGCGATTATTGTTCTAGCCCAATGCTGCTCCAATTTCTATCTTAATTTAATAAAGGGATTTATGATGCTTTGAAATGATTCTTATTTAGATTTCTACTGTCAACAATTTCTAACGAGTGAGGACGTGGAGCCCTTTTCACAGCTCCTCAATATCCGTAAGCTTAAAGAGAGAAGCTTTGATATTCCAACAAAATGTCGTGGTTGATATGAAGGCACGGAAATATTCTACATTTGATATATTAAGAGGTTCAGTTAAACTTTTCAAAACATGGCTATGGGACATAGATTAGAAGTTACACTTATTTTCTTTTCTAACCAAGggattggtagacatttaatgaATGTTTCAAATGAAAAATAGCCAATGGTATGAATTCAATAAGAAAATGTCCATGGTATATTGGGTAACGATATATTGATTCCCAAGTGGGGTATGGCTAACAGTGGAAAATGTCCACTAATCATAATTTAGAATCATCTAACCAATCATAATTTAGAAATGTCCATTAATCATAATTTAGGTCATGTTTGTGTCATTCTATCAAACACAAGGCCACACGTCTTCGAGGACCTGTATTCGGATTTGGGTGTGTGTATGATGTGCAAGCGTGCTAGAGTCTAGtcgactcaatgtttgattgaatgctaGTGACCCCCGTACCGAAACGAATACGTTGGAACAGATTCGCAAATCCAGTTATCGAGATAGCCACCAGTTGTAATCAGCGAGAAGGTGATTTGCAAAAGGATAAGGGTTCATCTTTTCTTATGGATTCTTTTTACCTTACAACTTCAATACTTTTCTTTCACCACTGCTAGCATTCAATGTATTCTTAAAGGAAaactaaaaaaaactaaaataatatcaattttattaatatatgAATATGGGTCATTACAATCGACAAAATATCAAATAAACTAGAGAAATAAAAACCGATAATGATAAGTACATGATCTGTCCGTAAGAACAGATAATTGAGGAGGATGGTTAGCAGGATGTGACCAGAACTATAATGTTCTAAGTAAGAACTTAGTTGATCGGGATTTAACAACTTAGGGTCATGGATATTCAATCTATTCTACAGTGTTATTGCAATAGTGTTGGATGGTAATGATTTATGCTAAAAGTAGGATATGTTATGCTAGGATAAAAGTAATGAAAATGTAAAAAGAAAATAGATTATGTTTAACGTGGGCTTAGAGCTTTTGGTTGATTGCTGCTTTTTTTGGCTTTTAAGATGCGGTAGTCTTGTGTAGTCTTCAACATTATGAAGGATTTACATGATCGAGTATATAATTCTCATTGATTCTTTCATGACATTATAGGCTATTGCATATGGCTACGTGTATAAGAGAGACTCTCACTTCTTTGAATCGTGCGTTGGTTAGAGTCTTCCGTCAATGGACTCGCCCTTATGTCACTTGGCTTTGATATCCATAGAGGGTGCTTTTAGCATGACCATTTAATGTTAGATAGAAATATATTTTGACAAGATTTTGGCATATAATGCTGAGAAAAAGAGAGACTTTTGCTT
This region includes:
- the LOC131223487 gene encoding probable disease resistance protein At4g27220 isoform X1 — its product is MEEVVGSAAVEIGKCACAPLKECTGYVTHFNNNVKDLKDCVQDLVARKEHIDRLVSTGCSNGEEETPEVKLWLTRAAELIQKAGTVQQKVAENKGCLHCLNLRWRYSISKQAKQMTDSIITHIGKVNPDNIKMTMPQSLPTVIIEEAPSIQGLPSVESSLQEVMSALRDENTKIIGVLGMGGVAKTTLVKNANNKLYGTQQFKKVIMVTVSKDADIKKIQEDIAKRMGFKLQDDTESSRAIDLSSRLMKEERFLIILDDLWEPLVLAEVGIPSPTILKDCKIIFTTRNKDVCKGMESQVDIQVKVLSDEESWKLFKDKAGVIVDDPSFHTKAREVFKECAGLPLAIITLGRALRGERDPRVWDNALSQLKKSAPRNIKEMEKGVYQSIKISYERLQAELKLGFLFCCLFPEDHDIHVDTMIRLWKGEGFLEDVESWEEALNKGHALVEELKSSCLLLAGEKEGYVKMHDIIRDVAIWISSKECEDCKSFVRIGLKGLPQGKSWEEYKRISIRRCGINKLPEGMHCPKLVTLMMPGNEEPIEIQGGFWEATKELRVLDLSYTLISKIPLANLVNLRVLCLRSCKFEEGNCLSALGGLKQLEFLDLSFNYWLCELPNEIRELVNLRSLDLTNTFNLKIVPSGVISRLTLLEELKMWNSFHEWKAEEKDASSGSSSNACLSEVASLKELSNLHLWIVQVERLPRDYPLIKHLTKLKNFCFCICPRPDYGRVQRAYPESNRDELRYMEIVGCSLIPEWALMLLPQTTHLKLKNCKGQEALNRGGRFPILKSLTVEECDDVEFVVSAKESPENAFGNLQSLELRNLPNLKKVLTKYEEGLLPTLLFHNLKKLEVYDCPKLKHLLPSVLLQGMDNLTKVRVSYCGGMEHLFDGPPTVEQRNDVLSKLETLALSDLTSMTSIWPMGLVVNLQNLATLDVWGCHGLKKSVVSAMQMKGGLPNLYQLYVFHCEGVEEIISDVVDNEGLLPKLRTLGLTDLPTLVRICGGEADPLLQLGWNSLEQIRVWRCGGMEHAFEGPPNDVFFKLKTSNLKDLHNLTTLELWRCHFFKKTVISSVQMKGGLPNLVNLTVNDCGGVEEIISDVVDNEGLLPKLKFLRLSFLPELVRIYGGGEAVPPRQLDWHSLKIFYVYGCPKLKKVQPLQGGADSVPSLRKTKGERNWLEGLDWGGNDRVISQFHSLFKEVWVHLRFII
- the LOC131223487 gene encoding probable disease resistance protein At4g27220 isoform X2 — its product is MEEVVGSAAVEIGKCACAPLKECTGYVTHFNNNVKDLKDCVQDLVARKEHIDRLVSTGCSNGEEETPEVKLWLTRAAELIQKAGTVQQKVAENKGCLHCLNLRWRYSISKQAKQMTDSIITHIGKVNPDNIKMTMPQSLPTVIIEEAPSIQGLPSVESSLQEVMSALRDENTKIIGVLGMGGVAKTTLVKNANNKLYGTQQFKKVIMVTVSKDADIKKIQEDIAKRMGFKLQDDTESSRAIDLSSRLMKEERFLIILDDLWEPLVLAEVGIPSPTILKDCKIIFTTRNKDVCKGMESQVDIQVKVLSDEESWKLFKDKAGVIVDDPSFHTKAREVFKECAGLPLAIITLGRALRGERDPRVWDNALSQLKKSAPRNIKEMEKGVYQSIKISYERLQAELKLGFLFCCLFPEDHDIHVDTMIRLWKGEGFLEDVESWEEALNKGHALVEELKSSCLLLAGEKEGYVKMHDIIRDVAIWISSKECEDCKSFVRIGLKGLPQGKSWEEYKRISIRRCGINKLPEGMHCPKLVTLMMPGNEEPIEIQGGFWEATKELRVLDLSYTLISKIPLANLVNLRVLCLRSCKFEEGNCLSALGGLKQLEFLDLSFNYWLCELPNEIRELVNLRSLDLTNTFNLKIVPSGVISRLTLLEELKMWNSFHEWKAEEKDASSGSSSNACLSEVASLKELSNLHLWIVQVERLPRDYPLIKHLTKLKNFCFCICPRPDYGRVQRAYPESNRDELRYMEIVGCSLIPEWALMLLPQTTHLKLKNCKGQEALNRGGRFPILKSLTVEECDDVEFVVSAKESPENAFGNLQSLELRNLPNLKKVLTKYEEGLLPTLLFHNLKKLEVYDCPKLKHLLPSVLLQGMDNLTKVRVSYCGGMEHLFDGPPTVEQRNDVLSKLETLALSDLTSMTSIWPMGLVVNLQNLATLDVWGCHGLKKSVVSAMQMKGGLPNLYQLYVFHCEGVEEIISDVVDNEGLLPKLRTLGLTDLPTLVRICGGEADPLLQLGWNSLEQIRVWRCGGMEHAFEGPPNDVFFKLKTSNLKDLHNLTTLELWRCHFFKKTVISSVQMKGGLPNLVNLTVNDCGGVEEIISDVVDNEGLLPKLKFLRLSFLPELVRIYGGGEAVPPRQLDWHSLKIFYVYGCPKLKKVQPLQGGADSVPSLRKTKGERNWLEGLDWGGNDRVISQFHSLFKEVLTDDED